The following is a genomic window from Hyphomicrobiales bacterium.
CATCGACCTCGTGCACCACTGGCATCGGGAAGAGCGCACGGTCGTGGCCGTGCTGCATGATCTCGACCTCGTGCGCCGCGCCTTCCCCGAGACCCTGCTGCTGGCGCGCGAACCCGTCGCCTGGGGCGATACCCAGGAGGTGCTGGTCGCGGACAACCTGCTGCGCGCCCGCAGGATGATCGAATCGCATGATCCGGACGCGGCCTTCTGCGAACGCTCCGCGGCCTGACATGCTGTACGATCTTGTTCTCGCCCCCTTCGTCGAATTCGACTTCATGCGCCGTGCGCTCGTCGGCACGCTGGCGCTCGCCCTGGGCGCCGGCCCGGTCGGCGTCTTCCTGATGCTGCGCCGCATGAGCCTGACGGGTGACGCCATGGCCCACGCCGTGCTGCCCGGCGCGGCTGTCGGGTATCTGCTCTACGGCCTCTGGCTGCCAGCCATGACCCTCGGCGGGCTCGTCGTCGGCTTCGCGGTCGCGCTGCTGTCGGGCCTCGTGGCCCGCGTCACGGCGCTGCGCGAAGATGCCTCCCTCGCCGGCTTCTACCTGATCTCGCTGGCGCTCGGCGTCACGCTCGTTTCGTTGCGCGGCTCGAATGTCGACCTGCTCCATGTCTTGTTCGGCTCGGTGCTTGCCCTCGATGACGCAGCACTCATCCTGATCGCCGGCATCACGACAATCACGCTCATCGCGCTCGCACTGATCTATCGCCCGCTCGTGCTGGAATGCGTCGACCCGACGTTCCTCGCCTCGGTGAGCCGGGCCGGCGGGCCGAGCCATCTCATTTTTCTCGCGCTTGTCGTGCTCAATCTGGTCGGCGGCTTCCAGGCGCTCGGTACGCTTCTCGCCGTCGGGCTGATGATGCTGCCGGCAACCAGCGCCCGCCTGTGGACGTCGGAGATGACGAGCCTGCTCGTGCTGGCAACCCTGATCGGGATGCTGTCCGGCCTGGTCGGGATCATCGTCTCCTACCACTCCGGCCTGCCGACCGGCCCCTGCATCATCCTGGTCGCCGGCGCCATGCACATCGCCTCGCTCATCTTCGGGCGCGCCGGCGGGGTCATCTGGCGCCTGCTGCCGCAACGACATCTCACCGCCTGAAACTTGCGCGGCGCTCCGCCGTCGAAACGGGCGCCAGATTGCCAAAGGCCGCTTCGTTCTCCCGCAAAGCCGGCTCCGGCCGACCTGATGGCTCTGAAGGACATAAAATGCCCACGAAACGTAATGTTATATCGTTTGGAATGGCGACGCTCCTGATGGGCGCCCTCTCCCCAGCCCTCTCTCCCTCCTGGGCGGCCGACAAACCTTTGCCGGTCGTGGCGAGTTTCTCGATCCTCGGCGATTTCGTGCGCAATGTCGGCGGCGACCGGGTGTCCGTCGAGGTATTGGTCGGCCCGGACGGCGACGCCCATGTGTTCTCCCCCTCCCCCGCCGACGCCCGCAAGGTGTCGGCGGCCAAGCTCGTGGTCGTCAACGGCCTCGGCTTCGAGGGATGGATGCCGCGCCTGGTCAAATCCGCGGGCTCGAAGGCCCCGCAGGTCGTCGCGACCAAGGGCATCACGCCTCTCAGCGGTGAGGACGACGATCACGATGACCACGGCAAGGACGGCCACAAGCACAGCCATGCGCAGGGGCACGACCATGGCCCGGACGATCCGCACGCCTGGCAGTCCGTCGCCAATGCCGCGATCTATGTGCGCAACATCCGCGACGGGCTGATCGCCGCCGATCCCGAGGGCAAGGCAATCTATGAGGCGAATGCCGCGCAATATCTCGACAAGCTCTCCGCGCTCGACGCAAAGGTGAAGGCGGCGATCGCCTCCATCCCGGAAGACCGCCGCCGCGTCGTCACCTCGCACGATGCCTTTGCCTATTTCGCCAAGGCCTATGGCCTCCAGGTCCTGCCACCGCAGGGTGTTTCATCGGAGACGGAAGCGTCGGCCAGGGACGTGGCCGCGATCATCCGGCAGATCAAGGCGGAGAAGATCCCGGCGGTGTTCATCGAGAACATCACCGATCCGCGACTGATCAACCAGATCGCCAAGGAAACCGGCGCTCGGATCGGCGGCACCGTCTATTCCGACGCCCTCTCCGGGCCAAGCGAACCCGCGCCGACCTACATCGCGATGATCGAGCACAACGTGAAAGCCTTCACCGACGCGCTCAAGCCATGACAGGCACCGCTGCGGGTGCGGCCCATGGGCCCGGTGTCAAGGGCTCCATGGGGCTTGAGCCGGCCGCTGCGGGTGAATATGTAGACGCCACAGTATTCCCGACGGCCGGCGCCTTGTCCGGCCCAGATACCGGTGCGTATCCCGCCCGGTATCGTCATGAAGCGGAGCCACTATGTCGGACAAGATCCCCGTTACCGTCCTCACAGGCTATCTCGGGGCGGGCAAGACGACACTTCTGAACCGCATTCTCTCCGAGCCGCACGGCAAGAAGTTCGCCGTGGTCGTCAACGAGTTCGGCGAGGTCGGCATCGACAACGACCTCGTCGTCGGCGCCGACGAGGAAGTCTTCGAGATGAACAACGGCTGCATCTGCTGCACCGTGCGCGGCGACCTCATCCGCATCATCGACGGGCTGATGAAGCGCAAGGGCCAGTTCGACGCCATCATCGTCGAGACGACGGGCCTGGCCGATCCCGCGCCCGTCGCGCAGACCTTCTTCATGGACGAGGATGTCTCGTCCAAGACGCGGCTCGATGCCGTCGTCACGGTGGTCGATGCGAAATGGCTGACCGAGCGCCTGAAGGATGCGCCCGAGGCCAAGAACCAGGTGGCGTTCGCCGATGTCATCATCCTGAACAAGACAGACCTCGTGACCGCCGAGGAGCTTTCGGCCGTCGAGGCGCAGATCCGCGCCATCAACCCCTATGCCAAGATCCATCGTACCCAGCGCGCCGGCGTCGACATCGCCGAAGTACTCGGCCGCAATGCCTTCGATCTTGACCGGGTGCTGGAGCTCGAACCCGCCTTCCTCGAGGAGGGCCACCACCATCACCATGACGAGGACGTGCAGTCCGTCTCGTTCACCATCCCCGGCGACGTGGACCCGGCCAAGTTCATGCCCTGGGTCAACGAACTCGTGCAGCAGGAGGGGCCGAATATTCTCCGGTCCAAGGGCATCCTCGCCTTCAAGGGCGAGCCGAAGCGCTTCGTCTTCCAAGGTGTGCACATGATCCTCGACGGAGACCTGACCCAGGACTGGAAGCCGGGTGAGAAGCGGCAATCGAAGATTGTCTTCATCGGCCGCAATCTGAACCGCGAGGCCCTCAACAAGGCTTTCCTTGCCTGCGCGGCCTGATCGCTTTAGCTGTCTGCCCTGGCGACACATCCGGTCTGTTTCCTTGACGGGCCCGGTGTGCCGCCTTCCCCGTGTTGCCAGAGTTGAAGAAAAGCCATGAGCATTGCTCCGTCACAATCCCTTACCGAGCATGTCGTGGCGGTCGAGGCTGGTGCCCATGTCATCGGCGCCGGCTGGCTTGGATCGAGGGCAGCCTTCGCTCTCGCCGACGGCCAGATTCTCCTCACGGATGGCAGCGAACACACCCGTGTGGCCGCCCACCCCGGCGGGGGAATTCTCGTTTTGGCCAGCGCAGGCAAGACGCTCGTCACCGGCGGTGACGATGGACGCATCGTCGCGACCGCCGGAGATGGCGCGACCCGCGAGTGCGGCAAGGAGCCAGGCCGCTGGATCGATGCGCTTGCCTGCGGCCGCGACGGAGCGATCGCATGGAGCGCCGGCAAAGTTGTCCGCACGCTGGACGGCAAGGGCCAGATGCGCTCCTTCACGGCGCCCACAACGGCGCAGGGCCTCGCCTTCATGCCGAAGGGCTATCGCCTCGCCGTGGCGCATTACAACGGCGTCACGCTCTGGTTTCCCAATACGGATGCAACGCCGGACGTCCTCGCCTGGAAGGGCTCCCATCTCAGCGTGACCATCTCGCCGGACGGTCAATATGCGGTCACCGCGATGCAGGAGAATGCCCTGCACGGCTGGCGGCTGAGCGATCGAAAAGACATGCGGATGAGCGGCTATCCCAGCAAGACGCGCTCGCTGTCCTGGTCACATGACGGCAATTGGCTGGCGACGTCAGGGGCGGAAGCGGCCATAATCTGGCCGTTCGACAAGCAGGGCCCGATGGGGCGCGCTCCGCGCGAATGCGGCGTGCGGCCCGTCCGTGTCGCGCGCGTTGCCTTCCATCCCAAGGCGCTGGTGCTGGCCAGTGCCTATGAGGACGGCACCATCCTCCTCATCCGTCTGACCGATGCCTCCGAACTTCTGGTGCAGGACGCCACCGGTTCGCAGATCACGGCACTTGCCTGGAATGATACGGGCCGCAGTCTTGCCTTCGGCGATGAGGCCGGCAACTGCGGACTGTTCACCCTTCCGAGCTGACGCGCGATGCGGTTCGGCCTGTTCGGACGCAAGGACAAGCGCGGCGAAAATCCGGCGCTCATCGCCATCAAGGCATGGGTGCGCGAGATCGGCGGACTGCCGCAGGACACGGTGATCGCCGCCAATGAAATCATCTGCGCGGATCCCTCCTGCCCCGGCACCGAGACCGTGGTGCTGATCATGGAGCCGGGCGAGGAAACACGCGCCATCAAGATCTCGCTGACGGCCGACGAGATCACCCGCGCCGATGTCGAAGCAGCACTTGCGGCAGGGCAAGGCGAGTAAGGACCGCTTTCGGAGACGCTCGCCCCGCCCGTCTCCGCCGGGAATGCCGGCGAGAATTCTATTACTAATCGGCATTCAGCGTTTCAGCTGTCATGGCCGGGCTTACTCCGGCCATCCCGATGTATCGAGGTGCCTTTCCGGCCGGGATCACAGGAACCCGGCTGTTGCTGAGTTCCTGACCATAGCCGAAATCGGATCAATCCGATTTCGGGGACAA
Proteins encoded in this region:
- a CDS encoding Zinc/manganese transport system permease protein; the protein is MIRTRPSANAPRPDMLYDLVLAPFVEFDFMRRALVGTLALALGAGPVGVFLMLRRMSLTGDAMAHAVLPGAAVGYLLYGLWLPAMTLGGLVVGFAVALLSGLVARVTALREDASLAGFYLISLALGVTLVSLRGSNVDLLHVLFGSVLALDDAALILIAGITTITLIALALIYRPLVLECVDPTFLASVSRAGGPSHLIFLALVVLNLVGGFQALGTLLAVGLMMLPATSARLWTSEMTSLLVLATLIGMLSGLVGIIVSYHSGLPTGPCIILVAGAMHIASLIFGRAGGVIWRLLPQRHLTA
- a CDS encoding Zinc/manganese transport system substrate-binding protein, which codes for MPTKRNVISFGMATLLMGALSPALSPSWAADKPLPVVASFSILGDFVRNVGGDRVSVEVLVGPDGDAHVFSPSPADARKVSAAKLVVVNGLGFEGWMPRLVKSAGSKAPQVVATKGITPLSGEDDDHDDHGKDGHKHSHAQGHDHGPDDPHAWQSVANAAIYVRNIRDGLIAADPEGKAIYEANAAQYLDKLSALDAKVKAAIASIPEDRRRVVTSHDAFAYFAKAYGLQVLPPQGVSSETEASARDVAAIIRQIKAEKIPAVFIENITDPRLINQIAKETGARIGGTVYSDALSGPSEPAPTYIAMIEHNVKAFTDALKP
- a CDS encoding hypothetical protein (Evidence 5 : Unknown function); amino-acid sequence: MTGTAAGAAHGPGVKGSMGLEPAAAGEYVDATVFPTAGALSGPDTGAYPARYRHEAEPLCRTRSPLPSSQAISGRARRHF
- a CDS encoding G3E family GTPase codes for the protein MSDKIPVTVLTGYLGAGKTTLLNRILSEPHGKKFAVVVNEFGEVGIDNDLVVGADEEVFEMNNGCICCTVRGDLIRIIDGLMKRKGQFDAIIVETTGLADPAPVAQTFFMDEDVSSKTRLDAVVTVVDAKWLTERLKDAPEAKNQVAFADVIILNKTDLVTAEELSAVEAQIRAINPYAKIHRTQRAGVDIAEVLGRNAFDLDRVLELEPAFLEEGHHHHHDEDVQSVSFTIPGDVDPAKFMPWVNELVQQEGPNILRSKGILAFKGEPKRFVFQGVHMILDGDLTQDWKPGEKRQSKIVFIGRNLNREALNKAFLACAA
- a CDS encoding WD-40 repeat-containing protein, translating into MSIAPSQSLTEHVVAVEAGAHVIGAGWLGSRAAFALADGQILLTDGSEHTRVAAHPGGGILVLASAGKTLVTGGDDGRIVATAGDGATRECGKEPGRWIDALACGRDGAIAWSAGKVVRTLDGKGQMRSFTAPTTAQGLAFMPKGYRLAVAHYNGVTLWFPNTDATPDVLAWKGSHLSVTISPDGQYAVTAMQENALHGWRLSDRKDMRMSGYPSKTRSLSWSHDGNWLATSGAEAAIIWPFDKQGPMGRAPRECGVRPVRVARVAFHPKALVLASAYEDGTILLIRLTDASELLVQDATGSQITALAWNDTGRSLAFGDEAGNCGLFTLPS
- a CDS encoding conserved hypothetical protein (Evidence 4 : Unknown function but conserved in other organisms); translation: MRFGLFGRKDKRGENPALIAIKAWVREIGGLPQDTVIAANEIICADPSCPGTETVVLIMEPGEETRAIKISLTADEITRADVEAALAAGQGE